In a genomic window of Punica granatum isolate Tunisia-2019 chromosome 6, ASM765513v2, whole genome shotgun sequence:
- the LOC116212060 gene encoding uncharacterized protein LOC116212060 isoform X1, translating to MMRCCCSLVDRIQPCLRDYDRLQSFAVVLIYIQIACALVGSLGALYNGVLLINLAIALFALVAIESSSQSLGRTYAVLLLCAILLDIAWFIFFSYEIWHISSADYGLFFIFSVKLTLAMQIIGFSVRLSSSFLWIQMYRLGVSHVDTVLPREADFDLRNSFLSPATPAVRQTSDPDDVLGGSIYDPAYYSSLFEDSLDNGFSNRSRTSGTGNDGPVSAAEAPRMKLPHGKSFQASDVRRYMHTSSLKLKGLMKTYKPLRLTPNVESQKSPSRTESAISTPRTV from the exons ATGATGCGTTGTTGCTGCTCGCTGGTAGATCGAATACAGCCTTGCCTCCGCGACTACGACAGGCTCCAGTCCTTCGCCGTTGTCCTCATCTACATCCAG ATTGCGTGCGCGTTGGTTGGATCGCTCGGGGCATTGTACAATGGGGTTCTGCTCATCAATTTGGCGATTGCGCTGTTCGCTCTGGTAGCTATTGAGAGTAGCAGCCAGAGCCTGGGGCGAACCTATGCGGTTCTTCTGCTCTGCGCCATCCTGCTCGACATCGCGTGGTTCATTTTTTTCAGCTATGAAATTTG GCATATTTCTTCAGCAGATTATGGATTATTCTTTATCTTCTCTGTGAAACTTACTCTGGCAATGCAAATCATTGGGTTTTCTGTGCGGCTGTCGTCGTCATTCTTATGGATTCAGATGTACAGGCTAGGAGTTTCCCATGTAGACACTGTACTTCCTCGAGAAGCAgattttgacttgagaaatagCTTTTTGAGTCCAGCAACTCCTGCAGTTAGACAAACCTCGGATCCAGATGATGTTTTAGGGGGCTCCATTTATGATCCTGCCTATTATTCATCACTTTTTGAAGACAGTCTTGACAACGGATTTTCAAATAGG AGTCGCACGAGTGGTACTGGTAATGACGGTCCTGTATCTGCTGCTGAAGCTCCTCGGATGAAGCTACCACATGGGAAATCCTTTCAAGCTTCTGATGTACGTAGATATATGCATACCTCTTCTTTGAAGCTAAAGGGACTTATGAAAACATACAAACCATTGAGGCTAACACCCAAT GTCGAGAGTCAGAAGAGCCCCTCCCGTACCGAGAGCGCAATAAGCACGCCTCGCACTGTTTAG
- the LOC116212060 gene encoding uncharacterized protein LOC116212060 isoform X2 produces the protein MMRCCCSLVDRIQPCLRDYDRLQSFAVVLIYIQIACALVGSLGALYNGVLLINLAIALFALVAIESSSQSLGRTYAVLLLCAILLDIAWFIFFSYEIWHISSADYGLFFIFSVKLTLAMQIIGFSVRLSSSFLWIQMYRLGVSHVDTVLPREADFDLRNSFLSPATPAVRQTSDPDDVLGGSIYDPAYYSSLFEDSLDNGFSNRSRTSGTGNDGPVSAAEAPRMKLPHGKSFQASDVESQKSPSRTESAISTPRTV, from the exons ATGATGCGTTGTTGCTGCTCGCTGGTAGATCGAATACAGCCTTGCCTCCGCGACTACGACAGGCTCCAGTCCTTCGCCGTTGTCCTCATCTACATCCAG ATTGCGTGCGCGTTGGTTGGATCGCTCGGGGCATTGTACAATGGGGTTCTGCTCATCAATTTGGCGATTGCGCTGTTCGCTCTGGTAGCTATTGAGAGTAGCAGCCAGAGCCTGGGGCGAACCTATGCGGTTCTTCTGCTCTGCGCCATCCTGCTCGACATCGCGTGGTTCATTTTTTTCAGCTATGAAATTTG GCATATTTCTTCAGCAGATTATGGATTATTCTTTATCTTCTCTGTGAAACTTACTCTGGCAATGCAAATCATTGGGTTTTCTGTGCGGCTGTCGTCGTCATTCTTATGGATTCAGATGTACAGGCTAGGAGTTTCCCATGTAGACACTGTACTTCCTCGAGAAGCAgattttgacttgagaaatagCTTTTTGAGTCCAGCAACTCCTGCAGTTAGACAAACCTCGGATCCAGATGATGTTTTAGGGGGCTCCATTTATGATCCTGCCTATTATTCATCACTTTTTGAAGACAGTCTTGACAACGGATTTTCAAATAGG AGTCGCACGAGTGGTACTGGTAATGACGGTCCTGTATCTGCTGCTGAAGCTCCTCGGATGAAGCTACCACATGGGAAATCCTTTCAAGCTTCTGAT GTCGAGAGTCAGAAGAGCCCCTCCCGTACCGAGAGCGCAATAAGCACGCCTCGCACTGTTTAG
- the LOC116210622 gene encoding E3 ubiquitin-protein ligase SIRP1-like yields MDETVPTRYWCHMCSQVVNPVIEAEIKCPYCQDGFVEEMSSTARDAQEADSEFGSDRALSLWAPILLGMMGNPQRRRRIRRLRFDDEDDDENDDMRSRYGGDDTEFDREIASMIRRRRRSSATILQLLQGIRAGMASELENPDADRDRDREGDRDRDRLLLINPFNQTIILQGSGSSYDSTDNSNLVGSLGDYFIGPGLDLLLQHLAENDPNRYGTPPARKEAIEALPTVAVKETSQCSVCLDDLEMGTEAKEMPCKHKFHGKCILPWLELHSSCPVCRFQLPADETKLESSDGNRNGNRESERESGVGLETSNATADSRNGGGGRRFTIPWPFTGLFSSSSSGGGNSTTSSSSANARGSSSPTDDN; encoded by the coding sequence ATGGACGAAACCGTGCCCACACGATATTGGTGCCACATGTGCTCCCAAGTGGTGAATCCTGTAATTGAAGCCGAGATCAAATGCCCATATTGTCAAGACGGGTTTGTCGAGGAGATGAGCAGCACCGCCAGGGATGCTCAGGAGGCTGATAGCGAGTTCGGGTCTGATCGGGCCCTCTCACTGTGGGCTCCAATCCTGCTCGGCATGATGGGGAACCCGCAGCGCAGGAGAAGGATCAGAAGATTGAGGtttgatgatgaggatgatgatgagaACGACGATATGCGGTCCCGTTATGGGGGAGACGATACAGAATTTGACCGCGAAATCGCATCCATGATTcgacggaggaggaggagttcAGCCACGATCTTGCAGCTGCTGCAGGGCATACGAGCCGGAATGGCATCAGAGTTGGAAAATCCCGATGCAGATCGAGACCGGGATAGGGAAGGGGATCGGGATAGAGATCGGTTGCTGCTCATCAATCCATTTAATCAGACCATCATCCTTCAGGGCAGTGGTTCGTCCTATGACTCGACTGACAACTCAAATCTCGTGGGCTCGCTTGGTGATTATTTTATCGGGCCTGGCTTGGACTTGCTGTTGCAGCACTTAGCAGAGAATGACCCTAATCGGTATGGGACTCCACCGGCCCGGAAGGAGGCAATCGAGGCATTGCCCACTGTGGCCGTGAAGGAGACATCTCAGTGTTCTGTATGCTTAGATGACTTAGAGATGGGGACCGAGGCAAAGGAAATGCCTTGCAAGCACAAATTTCATGGCAAGTGTATCCTCCCTTGGCTCGAACTCCATAGCTCCTGCCCTGTCTGCAGGTTCCAGCTGCCTGCAGACGAGACCAAGCTCGAGTCATCTGATGGGAATAGGAATGGCAATAGGGAGAGCGAGAGGGAGAGTGGCGTTGGTCTTGAAACCAGCAATGCAACGGCAGACAGCAGGAACGGAGGCGGTGGGAGGAGGTTCACGATCCCGTGGCCTTTCACGGGGCTGTTCTCATCCTCTTCATCCGGGGGAGGGAACTCAACCACATCCTCCTCATCGGCCAACGCCCGTGGCAGTTCTTCCCCGACAGATGACAACTGA